The following DNA comes from Rosa rugosa chromosome 5, drRosRugo1.1, whole genome shotgun sequence.
TCTAAAAACATGTTGAACTTCTGAGACGATGAATTTCTGGCTGAGGCACTTTTGTCAGTAGAACCTTGAACCAATAAACCAGCTGCATGCTCCTCCCAGTCATATGGAAATCCAAGCAGATAGCGATTGTATACCTGTCAGATTAGCTGCCACAATCTTAACTTCATTTGGAAGTAGCTGTACAGCCATGACCTTATTTGAAACTAGTCaatacagacacacacacacacgcacagaCCAATATACGTAAGTTTGAAATAAATCAATATTTATAGATGCAGTGAATTTGATTAAGACTGCATCAATTCACTTCATTCATACAGAGTGATGATTTTCGTTTTCATGTTTTCCATAAAGGAGGCATTGCAATTAGAACCTACTGATCCTAAGTCAATACACATAAGTTTGAAATAAATCAATATTTATAGATGCAGTGAATTTGATTAAGACTGTATCAATATCACTTCATTCATACAGAGTGatgatttttgttttcatgtttTCCGTAAAGGAGGCATTGCAATTAGAACATACCGATCCTAAGTCAAAATGTATCTACTCTTGATATAGCATTTAATATCTTTTATTCCTTTACATTTAGGGTTCTGGGTTACTTGTCCTTCGTAAAGAGGTGAGAGAAGCATAAGTGAGGTATGACATACCTCAGGCGGAAAACCATTTTGACTTGTGCGGGAGATATTTAAAAAACCACAGAGTGTAACAATGATGCCATCTGTTGTCTCAAGAATTGTGGCAGTATGTCTCTTTGAAATTGCTGCCGAGCTAAAAGTTCTTATTGCAGGTCTCCTGTCACATAAAAAACAGGAAAGCTACAAACATGAAGAATTATCATCAACACATTTATCTAAAACAGAAATTATACAGATCTAATCAGTCAATAGTCATGCACAAGCCCAGTGCCAGAACTTTATAAAGGGTGGTAAAACTATCATAGGTGGATCAAGTAATAAACTGGTAGAAGAAACACAAACAGCCACAGCTTGCTGATATAGCTCTTTAATTACAGCTGGATATACAAGACACTTGTTAGCTACACTTTTATGATTCAAACTAGCTAGTTTTGAAATCAGAAATCAGAATGCTAGTTTCTTTCTCAAGTTAACGATCTCTCACGGCCCTCTTTCACAATAGGAACAGGAAAGAGGAACGATAAACTGGTTACGAAAAAAAcacacaacaaaacaaaatttaagagAAATGTTGTTTCGTAATAATGAATAGACCAAGAAACACAAACCCAAAAAATGCTAATTAAATAAAACCTGTAGTCAATTTTCAAAATATTCAACGCATCCTGGAAACAACTTGtccatttttctttcaaatcttTTGCTTTGATCAACAGGCTGAAGCAAAAGATTAATATAAAACCTGTAGAGGGTCCTATTTATTTAGTTACTTTGACTGAAATCCACTCTAAAAATCAGTAAACCTTCCTGGGTTTTGTTCTAAATTGCTGAAAATGCAGTAGATATTAAAGGTCAAAGGAATTACTGTGTTTTAGCCAAGCCTTCAACAGCCAAGCCCTTTCCTTGAGCCTTGACCAGCCACCAATCATCCAATAATacctacaaaacaaaacagaccCAATAAAAGTAAAAGCAATTGGGTAAAAATTCTGAAAAGAGAATCAGGGTTTAGGGGATTACCGATTTGACGGAGGCAGAGATGGTTTTGGGGGTAGAAAATGGGGTTTTGAGGATTCGGGTATTTGAATAAGGTTGGGGCGGCGTTGCAGAGGCCGACGTTCTTCTGGTGGACACCATCTATCTCCTAATGGCGGGAATTGTCACTGACTCAATCGCGCTCTTTTAACTTTTTGAGGAc
Coding sequences within:
- the LOC133710418 gene encoding uncharacterized protein LOC133710418 translates to MVSTRRTSASATPPQPYSNTRILKTPFSTPKTISASVKSVLLDDWWLVKAQGKGLAVEGLAKTQRPAIRTFSSAAISKRHTATILETTDGIIVTLCGFLNISRTSQNGFPPEVYNRYLLGFPYDWEEHAAGLLVQGSTDKSASARNSSSQKFNMFLEDSESNPLPFSIADVPATVTRDFIMSCIGDSEQLKTIFGDILRTSGDNVLGDTTPQINSNMEDSHPIENVKSGRNETPTMAKKVRIDDDKNKTTDTCLKGSQKSKKGMCSRRNQTSTKSVPTRSSARLKNLK